ATGATTTAAGAATGCTATAGCTACGCTAAGGTGTTGATAGGAGCCTGATCCCATTTATAAAATCAGGAAAATAAACCTTGTTTTCCAACAATTATTTATTTCTAATATCGAAATCACATGCCACCTTTACCTACATACACTCAACAACCTTGGACAGAAACCTACAGTGAAATTATTGACGTTCGCTCTCCTCAAGAATTTACTGAAGATCACATTCCTGGCGCAATTAATTTACCTGTATTATATGATTCTGAACGCGTAGAAGTAGGAAGAACATACAAACAAATTAACCCGTTTCAAGCGAGGAAATTAGGTGCAGCTTTGGTAGCAAAAAATCTCTCTGAGCATATTACTCAACATTTTGCCAATAAAGAAAAGAAATATCATCCTTTAATATATTGCTGGCGCGGTGGACAGCGTTCTTTAAGTATGGCTTTGGTACTTAGCCAAATCGGTTGGCGGGTAACACTACTTGAAGGCGGCTACAAAACTTATCGTGCTTATGTGCGTCAGCAAATAGAAGAATTGCCCAAAAAATTTACCTACAAAATACTGTGTGGTTTTACTGGTAGTGGTAAAACCCATATTTTACAGCAAATGCGTGAACGGGGCGCTCAAGTATTAGATTTAGAAAATTTAGCTCAACATCGTGGTTCTCTATTAGGTGAGGAATGGCAAGATAAACTTTCACCTCAGCCTTCACAAAAGTACTTTGAATCATTACTTTTACAACAACTACAAAGCTTTAATCCTAATCAACCCATTTGGATAGAGTCAGAAAGTATAAAAATCGGTAAAATTTATTTACCCAAGTCTTTGTGGGAGAAAATGAAACAAGCCTGTTGTATAGAAATTCAACTACCAATTACTGTCAGAATTAAATTTCTATTACAAAAATATTCCCATTTCATAGAATATCCTGATATTTTAAAATTAAAATTGGAAACACTTAAATACCGTTATGGGTGGGAAAAAATACAACAATGGTATCAATTGATTGATGCTGAAAAGTGGGAAGTATTTATCAAAGATATTTTACATATTCACTACGATCCAACCTACCGCAAATCTATTCAACGCAATTTTAGTAATATTAAACAGGTGAGATATCTATACGATTTATCTAATGAAAGTATAAATGCTTTATTAGATTTAAGTTTGTAAATGAATACAATCAATCTCTTCTTCTATTTCTGTGTTGTCTCTTGCTTCATGCAGTTTATTAATGCATCATTTTAACTTTACTACGCTAGTAGGTCGGGTCAAGTTTACAACACTCAACATCATCAGGATAAGTTGGGTTGCTTTGTGTCAAGCTAACCTAGTTTAATGCAAAAATTTAGCTGTGTCGCGCCACTACAATTTAATGTTTACTTACCTAACAGCTACTTACCATGTTTTTTCTGTCTGCTTGAGTACAAAAATTGTACTCGACTTTAAAAATTTAATAAAACCACCACTAAACTGTAAACTTTTAATTTGTTCAGTAACTGGTTTACCTTATTGCTGATTAAACTTACTACCCAAAGTCCTAATATCAATGTAACTTCCAGGAGATTTAATAGTTAAATTGATGATAATCTGTTTAAGTGCCTCTTCTAAATCAGCCTGAGATTTAATATTAGACACTAAACATGAAGAAACACTATTTTCTTGTACTGTCTCAATACTATCTAATTCTGGGCTGTCACCAATTTCAAATAGCGCTACATATAACTCAGATTTTTCATCAATTTGATGAATGACAAATTCATTAGGATAGTTGATAAAAATTTCTCTTGCTCTTTTACTAGGGAAATGCTTAGATACCAATTCGCTAATACTTATTTGATATTGATTTTAAAAAATTTGGGTGTGACAGACAGTAATTCTTCTATGCTATATCTAAATCATAAACTATCTGAAATACGCAAAAGTACTGAGGAGAAATCATTTTTCATAGGTTAAGCTACTTTGGCTTTTAAATTGTGATTCTTTGCCAAAAAGAAATAATCTAGTTAACATAACCCCTGAAAAAATTTTATTTCCTCCTGCCCTCTGCCTCCTATTTAGACCAATCCCAACTGCTGCTTTAAAGCTTCTGGCATATTTACTGTTTTATCTAAACCACGTACATCTTCCCACTCTAAATTTTCATTCCAAGTCATTTTTTCTAGGTTGGCGTCGCTAAGATCTGCGCCGCCTAAAATCGCATAACTCAGGTTTGTATAACTGAGGTCTGCGCCACTGAGAATTGCACCACTCAAATTACTACCACTCAGGTTAGCGCTGCTGAGGTTGGCGTAACTAAGGTCAGTACCAAAGAGAATAGCATCGCTGATGTCTGCACCACTGAGATCAGCTTCGTTGAGAAGCACGCCACTAAGATCAGCTTCGTTGAGAATTACATCAGTGAGGTCTACACCACCTAGATCTGCACCCAAAAGAATTGCACTTCTGAGGTTAGCACCATTGAGTTTAGCACCGTTTAGTTTGGCGTAGCTGAGATCGGCGGCGATGAGAATAGCATTTCTCAAGTTTGTGCTAAAGAGAATAGTGTCGCTGAGGTTACTGCCTTTAAGATCAGCATGATTGAGGTCTGTACCGCTGAGGTCGGCGCGGCAAAGGTCGGCATAGCTGAGGTTAGCACCGTTGAGGTTCGCATCACTAAGATTAGCACCGAAGAGAATCGCGTGACTAAGATAGCTACTGCTGAGTTTTGCATCCCTAAGATTGCCACTAGTCAAGTTAGCATGGCTAAGATCAGCACCACTGAGATTAGCACTGCTGAGGTCGGCGTGACTGAGGTCGGCACGGTAAAGATCCGCACCAGCCAGGTTAGCACCACTGAGGTTGGTACTGCTAAGATCAGTACACCTGAGATTAGCACCAGCTAAGTTAGCACCACTGAGGTTAGCATCACCAAGGTTAGCAGTGCTAAGATTAGCACCACTGAAGTTAACACCAGTCAGGTTTGCATCCCCAAGATAAGCACTAGTGAGGTTAGCAGCGCTGAAGTTAACACCAGTTAGGTTTGCGTCCCCAAGATAAGCGCCACTAAAGTTATTGCTTTGGAGGAATTCCCCAACAACACTACAAAAATTACCAATTTCGATCGCATCGCTATAATTTATGACACGTAGGAGTTGGGATGTAAAAAAATTATCTTGATGTCGTTCACCAGAAGGATAGAAAATTATTTGGGCTTTAAGGTCATCTCGCTGTTGGGCATAGCGATGCAACTCCAATAGTAAAATCAACACATTTAGTCCTGTATTGATGTCTACCTGTCGTAGTCCGATCGCAATATTTTGCGCCTGCAACTGCAACATCTTTTTTTGGGGTAAATTTTCACTGGGTGCTGCATCTATAAATACCCCCTCACACCAACGCCGATAAAAATCTTCTAAACGCTGAAATAACAGCACAGGTCGAAAATCATTACTAGCAACCAACCTCTGCATTACTGCTTGCACAACTTCAATTGTTAATGCAGTATTTCCTAATAAATCATAAATGTTCTCATCTAATTGGCGATCGCTGATTTTAATATTCAATAAATCGTTGTTTTTTGTCCATTCTTCCAAGCTTTGCTGCAATTGTTCAGGTGATAGCAATTCTCTTAAATTATTTTGATGATTATTAATTTTTACTAAAGGGAAAACCCCTTGTAGTTCAAGACCCGTTAGATTTGATATCTCTTGTTCTTCTGTTCTTCTAATATAAGTTATCAAACGCTTCCAGACTTTATATAATAGTGCCATATATGTATCTGTTAATACTACTCACCAACTGATGATTTAGTTTGATTTACAGGAGTTTTTCCAGCTAAACAGTTGTCGATTCTCCAACAAATGTATTAATTAATACATTTGTTGATTTAAGTCTGACACCAATTTGACAAATAATTGCGACAATAGATTTACAAAATCTATAACCAGATAGAGTGTCCCAATCCAAAATGGTATGACTCAACTTTCTCCTCCAATTTCCCCAAAAATGTCTGCTTAAAAAGTTTTTTGTTTTTCACTAACCTCCAGCTATCTGATTGAGCTGTGACACTATTCTCGCAGCATTTTTAATTTGGTCAAATCTAAAAATAATAAGTACAGTTTGCTACAGACATAGTTGTTAGCAAAAATACTACAGTAAAACATTGCAATAAAGCGAAAAAATGTCAATGACAGCTAACATAAAAGTTTTTTGCTTGATATCAGGCGGTTAAATATGTTTCATCTGCCAATAGTCTAAGTTTGTACGGGAGAAGATCTTTGACATGCCTTGACACTCAGCCAATAGTAAGAACAACAGTTAAATCACAGCAGCTTTGCCTTGCAAGTATTAAAAATTAGATAATGAACGCAGCCAGGGACATTTCTGATGAAGAGACTAACTTTTTATGTTGTTGCTTTACATACTTTGTTTTTAGGAATAGTAATCGCTAACGCCAAGACACTGGCTGTAGAAGCAGGGAAGCAGAAGAGGGAAACAGCCTCCGTATTCCCTAATGTTTCCGTCCCCCTGTCTTCTGGTCTACCCTTGTCCAAAGTTTGGGTGATCAACAATCAAAAATCCCAACGCCAGTCTTTTATTTGGGTACAAGATACTAAAAAAACTGGACAGCAGCCTTTTTTACTGCTAGCGAAAGACTCACAAAAGCCCCATAAGGATAAGCCAGAAAAGCCAGACGAAAAACCTGATTCTACTTCCAAACCATCAAAAAAAGATGATTTGGAAGACTTTAACGAAGTCATCAAAGATACTCAAAAGCAGCAAGGTTTATTTACTCTGTACCGCAACAAAGACGAAAATAAGATATATCTAGAGATCAAACCAGAACAACTAAATAAAAACTTTCTCGCCACAGCAACCTTAGAATCAGGGATTGGTGAAGCTGGCATCTACAGTGGTATGCCTTTGCAGGATTTCTTGTTTTATTTCCAGCAGGTAGATAAAAAATTAAATTTTGTTGTTCGCAATGTCAATTTTCGTACCCGTGAAGGAGATCCACAGGCGCGATCGCTTGCCCGATCCTTTAGTGATTCAGTTCTCTACTCCATAGAAATTAAAAGCATTCATCCCCAACGCAAATCTATTTTGATCGACCTCAGTGATTTGCTACTAACAGATATAGCAGGATTAACCTCCAGTTTGGGATTACCGGGAAGCGCCGATGAGTCTTATTTTGGCAATGCCAAAGTTTTCCCGCAAAATGTCGAAATTGAGTCGGTGATGAATTTCTCTGGCAGTAGTAGCGACGAAGAAGACAGTGAGGAAACGCAAAATTTCATCACCGTACCTGATAGCCGTGGCTTTACCTTGCGAGTCCACTACAGTCTTTCTCAACTCCCAAATAATAATTACCAACCCCGGCTAGCAGATGATCGCATCGGCTATTTTATCACCGCCTACCAAGACCTATCCAACGACGAGCGTAAAGAACCCTTTGTCCGCTACATCAACCGTTGGCATCTGGAAAAACAAGACCCTAACGCCCCCATCTCTCCTCCCAAAAAACCGATAGTATTTTGGATAGATAACGCCGTTCCCCTAGAATACCGCTCTGCCATTACTGAAGGTGTCTTGATGTGGAACAAAGCCTTTGAGGCGGCTGGTTTTAAAGATGCCATCCAAGTCAAACAAATGCCAGATAACGCCAAATGGGACCCTGCGGACATTCGTTACAACACAATTCGCTGGATCAACACCATCGATGGATATTTTGCAATGGGGCCTTCCCGCGTTAATCCCCTGACCGGAGAAATTTTGAACGCCAGCATTTTAGTAGATGCTAGTTTTATCCGCGCCCTCAAAAGTGAATATCGCCAAATTATCCAACCCAACGAAAACGAACGACAAACCAGGACTTCCCTCACAGCCTTTATGCAAAATCGCTTGCTTTGTGCCAACGGTTTAGAAGCGAACAAAAACCAAACCAAGCGAAAGCTATTCGCCAAACATTTATCGAAACTAGCTGGAGAGTATGACCTTTGTTATGGAATGGAAGCTGCTAACCAATTTGCTTTTGGTTCGCTAGCAATGAGACTCCTGCAACCAGCACCTCCTAGCAGTGAACAGATAAAAAATTATATCCATCAATATTTAAGGTTAATTATTGCTCACGAAGTCGGACATACTCTGGGGTTACGCCACAACTTCCGTGGTAGTACCATGCTGACACCAGAACAACTCAACAATACAGATATCACCCGTAATAGAGGCCTAGTTTCCTCTGTAATGGACTACATTCCACCCAACATTGCGCCCCAAGATCAAAAACAAGGAGATTATTTTCCTCAGATGGTGGGGCCTTATGATGATTGGGCAATTCAATACGGCTACACCCAATTTCCAGCAACAACTCCCGTAGCTGAGAAACCCTTTTTGAATAAAATTGCCGAAAAATCTGACCAGCCAGAATTGACTTATGCCACAGATGAAGATATGTATGACCTAGATCCCACTGCCGACGCTTGGGATAACAGCAATAATGTCTTGCTTTATTCTCGGTGGCAATTGGAAAATGCCCGGATCATGTGGGATCGCCTCAACAAACGCCCTCCTATGGATGGCGATAGTTATAGCGATATGAGAGAACAGTTTGGTACAGTACTGGGAAATTATTTCCAAAACATTTACTACGCGACAAAATACATTGGTGGACAGTCTTTTTACAGAGTTCATCCTAGTGAGAAACAACAAAAATTACCGTTTAAAGCAGTGCCAGTAGAAAAACAACGGCAAGCATTAGCGCTTTTGCAAAAGTATATTTTCGCTGAAGACGCTTTTAACTTCTCACCAGATTTACTGAACAAATTAGCGCCATCGCGTTGGCGACATTGGGGTAGTAGCCCCCGCATCGGTCGCTTAGACTATCCGATTCATGACTTGGTACTGTTCATGCAGAGTTTGGTGTTGTGGGATTTGCTTTCAGGCGATCGCCTCTCCCGTCTCAAAGACATGGAATTCAAAAACAAAGCCGAAAATTCCCTGACATTGCCTGAATTATTTGATACTCTACAAAATGGTATTTGGACAGAAGTATTAAAACCCCAAGGCAAAACCATCGAGATTTCTAGCTTACGTCGAGGCTTACAGCGCCGATACGTGGAAACTCTCAATGAAATGGTCTTGCGAAAACAAGAAGTTCCAGAAGATGCTCGGACTCTAGCTTGGTATAAACTGAAACAGCTATCTGAAAAACTAGATAACGTTCGTGGTGGTGATGAATATACCAAAGCACATTTACTAGAGACACGCGATCGCATCAAGAAAGTTTTGGATGCACCTTTGCAGGGGAATTAGAAAAATTCAGTTATCAGTTATCAGTTATCAGTTATGCCTAATGTGAATTAGAAAAAAAGGTGGGAGAAGTAAGAAGATGAAAGTTACCAGCTTTTCACTTCAGACTCCCCCCATGACTAGCATAGACTTTGGAACACTATTAACGACAATCTTTGTAGTAGATGATTGCTATGAAAAGCAAGTAAAAAATACAACTCTCCTAAAGCCAGGAGTGAAAGCAAGTATGAGCGAAAGTGAAATCATGACACTGGCACTAGTCATGGATTATCTACCATTTCCAGGAGAAACACAGTTTCTGGGTTTTATCCGAGGTAATTACAAAGAATGGTTTCCAAATTTACTTGACCAAACTCAATTTCATCGTCGGTTACGCAAATGAGATGGAATGTTAGAAAAATTACGTCGCAGTTGGGTAGAGCAATTGCTTGGGGAAAGTGAAAAATATTTCATTGTTGACACTAAACCATTACCAGTATTAGGACTCAAGCGTGACAAGCGATATAGTGACTTTGCCGGAAACGCTGCCCGTAATCCCGACCGCCTACTCAACAAAACCGTTGATGGTTTTTGTGTACATATTGCTGCCAAGATTGCATCTGACACACTACGTTTTTTGCTTCGCCGACGTTTGCATTAATGTTCTCACTTTCCAATCTCAACCTCTTTAATTCACATTAGGCGTCAATTACCAATTACCGATTACCTATTATGTCTAATCTTCAAAAAAAGAATCAAACACAATCTGATGCTGATACTTTGGCAGCGTTACAAGAATTAATAGATGTGGTGGCAAAGTTGCGATCGCCTGATGGTGGTTGTCCCTGGGATTTAGCGCAAACTCCCGAAACATTGACACCGTATGTCATTGAAGAAGCTTATGAGGTGATAGATGCGATTAACAGTGGGGATAAAGAAGCGATCGCTGAAGAATTAGGGGATTTGTTGTTACAAGTTGTCCTGCAAGCACAAATCGCCAAGGAATATGGGCAATTTTCTTTACAAGAAGTAGCACAAGGTATTTCCCAAAAGCTAATTCGGCGTCATCCTCATGTTTTTGGGGATGTGTTGGTGCAAAGCGTAGATGAAGTGCGGCAAAATTGGGAACAAATCAAAGCAACAGAAAAGGGAGAACCATCTCCAGAAAATCAAAAACTGAGTACAAAACTCAGTAGTTATGCCCGTAAGCTTCCACCCTTAATGGCGACGATGAAAATTTCTCAAAAAGCTGCTGCTATTGGGTTTGAGTGGGAAAATATTGATGGAGTATGGGACAAATTCCACGAAGAATTGCAAGAGTTTCAGGAAGCTTTAGCTCACGAAACACCAGAACGACAACAAGCTGAATTAGGGGATTTATTATTTTCTATTCTCCAGCTTGCCCGTTGGTATAATCTCAATCCCAGTGAAGCTTTACAAGGAACAAATCAACGTTTTATTCAGCGCTTCCAAAAAATAGAAGGATTTGCTGATCGCCCCCTGTCTGATTACACTCTCGAAGAATTAGAAGCACTTTGGCAGGAGGCGAAGGCACAAATAAAAAGGGATAGGGGATAGGAGACAAGGAGAACCAGGGAGGTCGGGGAGTGTGTAGACGAGGCAGTGCGGTGGACTCTTCTCCCGGCATAAAGCACGTGGCGTCATCTGCCGTGCGCTCATAGGCTTCCCGTAGGGTGGAGTATGGGGGGTGTGGGGAGACAAGGAAATTAATTAACAACTATTGACTATGGACTATGGACAATTGACCACTTACAACTTAATTGTGATTGTCTTGACTTCAGTGTAATGTTCTAGACAATACTCACTGAGGCCGCCGCAGGGTGCAGCAGTGCCAAAGACGTGGTAGCAATTGACCCACACAATACTAGCACGGACGTTGTTGGCTATAGCATAGGCTTTGGTAATATCTTTAGACGCTAAGTAATCTATTAATACGCTGCTCTGTATACAGGAAATGGTGTGATGTTATTTATATAAGTTCTGATTTTTTTACATGCTATTAACATAAAAAGCTACAGCAATTAACCATAAACTGGATTTAGCTCAATTTTCCGAATTGTAGAAACAGCTTATGAATCGTCGTGAATTTATCGCTTGGGTAGGTGTGGGGAGTTTGGCTAGTTCTCTACCTGTAGTCATTGCAGCTTGTTCTTCTCAAACCAAATCCCAATCGACTAACACTCCTGTGCGTGCTGATGGTTTTCAAGTAGTTGGCACAGTAGCAGATTTAGACAAAAACGGTCAACTCTTCAGGGAGGAAACTGCTGTTGGTAAGGTGTTGGTCATTAAAGATCCCAGTAACACTAGCAAGATAATTGCCGTTAACCCTACTTGCACCCATAAAGGTTGTGTTGTGGGATGGAATCAAGACCAAAGTTCCTTTGTATGTCCCTGTCATGGTTCTAAATATGCCAGTGATGGCAAAGTGACAAATGGCCCAGCAGAAAAACCTCTTTCTACCTACACAGCTAAGGTGGAAGGCAATGAAGTTTTGGTCAAAGGAAGCTAATCACACTGCATCTGCTTTGAGATAAAAAGTGAATACACCCTAATGATCAACAAATAACGCTTTTTGATCCAGCCAATGGTTTGGTATAAGCTCTTTGTTACTCATCCAAGTTCAGCTAAGAGAGATTCTTGGACTGCCTGAGATAGAAGATGCTGTGCAACCTTTTTTAGGCTTTTGTTCTTTGAGACTATATACATTAATTATCAAGCAAGTAAGTGATTTATACTGATCCAAAAACTCACATAATGTTAGTGATCTAACTCATTGATTTTTACTCAGTAGATGGTGTTTCCATTTTTAATAATTTGATAGCTAGCGGATTTCAGTTTGTGCTTTTCCCCTCCCATGAGTTGATACGATTGGAAAACGGCATAAGATTTAGGTTGTTGTGTGGCATGAATATTTCTGGTGATAACTCATCAAACCTAGTTGCAATAGCGAAAAAAACACGCTTGGCAGCACTCAAGCTTTCAGTTTTATCAACGGAGGCAAAAAATCAAGCGCTCGAAGCGATCGCTCAAGCTTTAGAATCAGCAAAAGATGAAGTTTTGCAAGCGAATGTTGCTGATTGTCAAACTGCTGCTGCTGAAGGTATAGCAAAACCACTTTATAAACGCTTGCAGTTAGATGAGTATAAGTTAAAAGATGCGATCGCAGGAGTAACAGATGTCGGCAAACTAGCTGATCCTGTGGGTGCAGTGCAAATTCACCGCGAACTTGATACAGGTTTAATTCTCAAACGCATCACTTGTCCTTTAGGTGTTTTGGGTGTGATTTTTGAAGCGCGTCCAGAAGCGGCAATTCAAATTGTAGCTTTGGCAATCAAGTCCGGGAATGGTGTGATTCTCAAAGGTGGTAAAGAAGCCATTCGTTCTTGTGAAGCCATTGTCAAAGCAGTTAAACAGGGATTATCTACAACTGCTGTTCACCCAGATGTGGTACAGTTACTGACAACAAGAGAAGAAACTTTGGAACTTTTAAAATTAGATAAGTATGTAGATTTAATTATTCCTCGAGGTTCTAATGCTTTTGTGCAGTTTGTGCAGGAAAATACCCGTATTCCCGTACTAGGACATGCTGATGGCATCTGTCATCTCTATATAGATAAAGCAGCTGATTTCAACAAAGCAATCACTATCACTGTTGATGCCAAAACCCACTATCCGGCTGCATGTAATGCCATCGAAACTTTACTAATTCATGCTGAAATTGCCCCAGATTTTCTACCAAAAATTGCTGAGGCTTTGCAAACCCAAAATGTAGAATTAAGAGGCGATGAACGCAGTCGCGAGATTCTACCAAGTCTCACATTAGCCACAAAAATAGACTGGGAAACTGAATACAGCGATTTGATTTTGGCAATTAAAATTGTAGATTCTTTAGAAGCAGCGATCGCTCACATTAATGATTATGGTTCTAAGCATACCGATGCGATCGTCACTGAAGATGCAAAGGCGGCTGAAACTTTCCTCGCACTAGTAAATGCCGCAGGAGTTTACCACAACTGTTCTACTCGCTTCGCAGATGGTTTCCGTTATGGTTTCGGTGCTGAAGTCGGAATTAGCACCCAACAAATGCCACCTCGTGGGCCTGTTGGTTTAGAAGGATTAGTTACATACAAGTACCAGTTAACAGGTGATGGTCATATTGCTGCCAATTACACTGGTGCTAATGCCAAATCTTTTACTCACAAGGATTTGGCATAATATCATGTTCGCTTGAATATTTATACTGTCGCGTGGGCTGGTAATAGGTAATTGGTAATTGGTAGTGGCGCGACTGCCTTAAAATAGTGCATTAATAAACCGCACCAGGTACAGAGAACACAGAGGTAGAAGAAGAGATTTATTGCACTATTTTAGTCTGGTCACGCTACTACAATTCAAGGTTTACTTTATAAATCATCTTTTAATGCCTTAGTGGTTCAATAAAATTTCTTTTTTCACCACAAAAACACAAAGACACGAAGAAAAGTGTTGTTCAAATATGTGTGAGTTGCACGAGAAAATAAGGAAAGCACAATTAATTTTGAAACAGCATAGATTGGTTACTTAATATGATTGTGCTTCCTAAGTTGTTACGTAACTTTAAATTTAGCTCGGTAAATGGTAGGTAGTGGTTATTGCACCGCTGGTTAAGCTTATTCAATATATTACCTGAGATAATAAATAAAAAAAAGTAGTCTTAGTTGCCAGTTTGGCAATTTTAGTTGTGGAGAAGAAGATAAATACTTATGATATATTTTACTAATATATAGATATGTTAGATTGCAAATTTGTGTTGTATACTCACACCTAAAAAACACAGGATAAAAAATAAGTACGGTGCGATCGCTTCAAATTTTCAAAGTAGGGGTATAGGGGCTTATACCAATTTTGGATTTTGGATTTTGCGAAAAGTTTGTAGACACGGAGTAGCTTAAGGCTAGGGTGCGGAGGTTTCCTCCGTTAGCGTAAGTTCCGAAAGCGATAGCGAGGCTCAAAACTTTTCAAGACGGATTTTAGATTGAAAGTCTTTATTGCAAAGCTGTTTCTTTCAGAAGGCAGAGGGCAGGAGGCAGAAGGCAGAAGGCACCCACGCTTAAAAACGTGGGATTGAAACAAGGACGCTTTATACCTCGCTGCAAGCAGTCTCAGTATAATTCTTTCTTTTAAGTGGGCAGCCTACCCACAACTGAAGTTTTTATTAATACTTCTTTCCTTCTGCCCTCTGCCTTCGTACTTCTGCCTTGCTTGGTAATTTCAAACAATACTACCTATCCCAATTTGGTATTAGGGGTGTAAGAGTGTAGGGAAAAGTAAACACCTATTGACTTACTTATATTTTGAGTTCCAACCAAGTTCTTTCCCTTACACCCCTACCCTTTTATACCCATTCTTAAGGGATAAACTTGGTGTGTGAGTCCTATTAAACTAATGCTTTTAGTAAAGCTTGCAGCTTGAGTTGAATTTCTGTGAGTTCTTTTTCAGGGTCAGAACCTGCAACGATACCAGCACCAGCGTAAAGCCTAGCGCGATCGCCATTTATGAGTGCGGAACGAATCCCAACAATAAACTCACAGTTACCATCTGCGTCTATCCATCCCAAGGGTGCAGCATATAAACCCCTTTCAAAACTTTCGTAACGACGAATTTCTACACAAGCTGCATCTGGTGCAGTACCTGCAACTGCTGGTGTAGGATGCAGTTGGGAAACTATCTTTAAAGGATGCACTTCATTAGGAACTATGGCACTAATTGGTGTCCATAAATGCTGAATATTAGATAATTGTCGCAACCGGGGCGGTAATATTTGCGGTAATAAACCGAGTTGTGAGAGGCGTTGAGTAATAA
Above is a genomic segment from Fischerella sp. JS2 containing:
- the mnmH gene encoding tRNA 2-selenouridine(34) synthase MnmH, with translation MPPLPTYTQQPWTETYSEIIDVRSPQEFTEDHIPGAINLPVLYDSERVEVGRTYKQINPFQARKLGAALVAKNLSEHITQHFANKEKKYHPLIYCWRGGQRSLSMALVLSQIGWRVTLLEGGYKTYRAYVRQQIEELPKKFTYKILCGFTGSGKTHILQQMRERGAQVLDLENLAQHRGSLLGEEWQDKLSPQPSQKYFESLLLQQLQSFNPNQPIWIESESIKIGKIYLPKSLWEKMKQACCIEIQLPITVRIKFLLQKYSHFIEYPDILKLKLETLKYRYGWEKIQQWYQLIDAEKWEVFIKDILHIHYDPTYRKSIQRNFSNIKQVRYLYDLSNESINALLDLSL
- a CDS encoding pentapeptide repeat-containing protein; the protein is MALLYKVWKRLITYIRRTEEQEISNLTGLELQGVFPLVKINNHQNNLRELLSPEQLQQSLEEWTKNNDLLNIKISDRQLDENIYDLLGNTALTIEVVQAVMQRLVASNDFRPVLLFQRLEDFYRRWCEGVFIDAAPSENLPQKKMLQLQAQNIAIGLRQVDINTGLNVLILLLELHRYAQQRDDLKAQIIFYPSGERHQDNFFTSQLLRVINYSDAIEIGNFCSVVGEFLQSNNFSGAYLGDANLTGVNFSAANLTSAYLGDANLTGVNFSGANLSTANLGDANLSGANLAGANLRCTDLSSTNLSGANLAGADLYRADLSHADLSSANLSGADLSHANLTSGNLRDAKLSSSYLSHAILFGANLSDANLNGANLSYADLCRADLSGTDLNHADLKGSNLSDTILFSTNLRNAILIAADLSYAKLNGAKLNGANLRSAILLGADLGGVDLTDVILNEADLSGVLLNEADLSGADISDAILFGTDLSYANLSSANLSGSNLSGAILSGADLSYTNLSYAILGGADLSDANLEKMTWNENLEWEDVRGLDKTVNMPEALKQQLGLV
- a CDS encoding ubiquinol-cytochrome c reductase iron-sulfur subunit, with amino-acid sequence MNRREFIAWVGVGSLASSLPVVIAACSSQTKSQSTNTPVRADGFQVVGTVADLDKNGQLFREETAVGKVLVIKDPSNTSKIIAVNPTCTHKGCVVGWNQDQSSFVCPCHGSKYASDGKVTNGPAEKPLSTYTAKVEGNEVLVKGS
- the mazG gene encoding nucleoside triphosphate pyrophosphohydrolase, which encodes MSNLQKKNQTQSDADTLAALQELIDVVAKLRSPDGGCPWDLAQTPETLTPYVIEEAYEVIDAINSGDKEAIAEELGDLLLQVVLQAQIAKEYGQFSLQEVAQGISQKLIRRHPHVFGDVLVQSVDEVRQNWEQIKATEKGEPSPENQKLSTKLSSYARKLPPLMATMKISQKAAAIGFEWENIDGVWDKFHEELQEFQEALAHETPERQQAELGDLLFSILQLARWYNLNPSEALQGTNQRFIQRFQKIEGFADRPLSDYTLEELEALWQEAKAQIKRDRG
- a CDS encoding zinc-dependent metalloprotease; its protein translation is MKRLTFYVVALHTLFLGIVIANAKTLAVEAGKQKRETASVFPNVSVPLSSGLPLSKVWVINNQKSQRQSFIWVQDTKKTGQQPFLLLAKDSQKPHKDKPEKPDEKPDSTSKPSKKDDLEDFNEVIKDTQKQQGLFTLYRNKDENKIYLEIKPEQLNKNFLATATLESGIGEAGIYSGMPLQDFLFYFQQVDKKLNFVVRNVNFRTREGDPQARSLARSFSDSVLYSIEIKSIHPQRKSILIDLSDLLLTDIAGLTSSLGLPGSADESYFGNAKVFPQNVEIESVMNFSGSSSDEEDSEETQNFITVPDSRGFTLRVHYSLSQLPNNNYQPRLADDRIGYFITAYQDLSNDERKEPFVRYINRWHLEKQDPNAPISPPKKPIVFWIDNAVPLEYRSAITEGVLMWNKAFEAAGFKDAIQVKQMPDNAKWDPADIRYNTIRWINTIDGYFAMGPSRVNPLTGEILNASILVDASFIRALKSEYRQIIQPNENERQTRTSLTAFMQNRLLCANGLEANKNQTKRKLFAKHLSKLAGEYDLCYGMEAANQFAFGSLAMRLLQPAPPSSEQIKNYIHQYLRLIIAHEVGHTLGLRHNFRGSTMLTPEQLNNTDITRNRGLVSSVMDYIPPNIAPQDQKQGDYFPQMVGPYDDWAIQYGYTQFPATTPVAEKPFLNKIAEKSDQPELTYATDEDMYDLDPTADAWDNSNNVLLYSRWQLENARIMWDRLNKRPPMDGDSYSDMREQFGTVLGNYFQNIYYATKYIGGQSFYRVHPSEKQQKLPFKAVPVEKQRQALALLQKYIFAEDAFNFSPDLLNKLAPSRWRHWGSSPRIGRLDYPIHDLVLFMQSLVLWDLLSGDRLSRLKDMEFKNKAENSLTLPELFDTLQNGIWTEVLKPQGKTIEISSLRRGLQRRYVETLNEMVLRKQEVPEDARTLAWYKLKQLSEKLDNVRGGDEYTKAHLLETRDRIKKVLDAPLQGN